From a region of the Geothrix sp. 21YS21S-2 genome:
- a CDS encoding PilZ domain-containing protein, translating into MEKRKYSRTSLVSDYTTQFHLGGKEFNKIQVSNIGTHGCCVKLPIGSAQYLKGKPILENMILFHSDAKKYSLKGKVAWHRDAAGPKDQWITAGVEFVETPADCEREISEYVIATVPK; encoded by the coding sequence ATGGAAAAGCGAAAGTATTCCCGCACGTCCCTCGTCTCGGACTACACCACCCAGTTCCACCTGGGCGGCAAGGAATTCAACAAGATCCAGGTGTCGAACATCGGCACCCACGGGTGCTGCGTCAAGCTGCCCATCGGCTCGGCCCAGTACCTCAAGGGCAAGCCGATCCTGGAGAACATGATCCTCTTCCACTCCGACGCCAAGAAATACTCCCTGAAGGGCAAGGTGGCCTGGCACAGGGACGCCGCGGGGCCCAAGGACCAGTGGATCACCGCCGGCGTGGAGTTCGTGGAGACGCCCGCGGACTGCGAGCGGGAGATCTCGGAGTACGTGATCGCCACCGTGCCTAAGTAG
- a CDS encoding substrate-binding domain-containing protein: MLLVPALWLALAATLTADAGGVLRIGGAGAGLGTLRILAGEFETAHPGTQVKIVPNLGTSGGIKALLAGAVDLAISARPLLPAEIQAGARLHPYGRTPFVFIANRDVPETDLTTAGLARILKGSRTAWADGGRIRVILRPVTDVDTAILIALSPDLGPALKEAHDRPGMFVAATDQEALASVGRIPGALGTTCLAQLSTEPHAVKVLSHNGVVPGLQALAEGRYPLAKRMALVSAPRSPALVQAFLRFIRSGRGRALLSATGHLPEEGAP, from the coding sequence ATGCTTCTGGTTCCAGCCCTCTGGCTGGCCCTGGCCGCGACCCTGACCGCGGATGCCGGGGGCGTGCTCCGCATCGGAGGGGCGGGCGCGGGACTGGGGACCTTGCGGATCCTGGCCGGGGAATTCGAAACAGCCCATCCGGGGACCCAGGTGAAGATCGTCCCCAACCTGGGGACCTCCGGGGGGATCAAGGCCCTTCTGGCCGGCGCGGTCGATCTGGCCATCAGCGCCCGGCCTCTGCTGCCCGCCGAAATCCAGGCCGGAGCCCGGCTCCACCCCTATGGCCGGACTCCATTCGTCTTCATCGCCAACCGGGACGTTCCGGAAACGGACCTCACCACCGCCGGGCTGGCCCGGATCCTGAAGGGCAGCCGTACGGCCTGGGCCGATGGCGGGCGCATCCGGGTGATCCTCCGGCCGGTGACGGATGTGGACACGGCGATTCTCATCGCCCTCTCGCCGGACCTGGGTCCGGCCTTGAAGGAGGCCCACGACCGGCCGGGCATGTTCGTAGCGGCCACCGATCAGGAGGCCCTGGCCTCGGTGGGCCGGATCCCGGGCGCCCTGGGCACCACGTGCCTGGCCCAGCTCTCCACCGAGCCGCATGCCGTGAAGGTGCTCAGCCACAACGGCGTGGTGCCCGGCCTCCAGGCCCTGGCGGAAGGCCGCTATCCCTTGGCCAAACGCATGGCCCTGGTGTCCGCGCCCCGGTCCCCTGCCCTGGTCCAGGCGTTCCTGCGGTTCATCCGCTCCGGCCGGGGCCGCGCCCTGCTTTCGGCCACGGGCCATCTGCCGGAAGAAGGTGCGCCTTGA
- a CDS encoding AraC family transcriptional regulator, which yields MPRSALSIFPITEVRNLRFQCSEPALHAHPFHQIFVLTRGGGTQTMHGETVAFKAPWVLVIPRGQAHLYLPSADSEGWSIGFTDEYLPPGSTLLASNAFPAGGVAVAVPGIAERLCGLARILHEGEGEASGSCPTVQFHVLAAFLQLLHHACQLQQPADRSLPLADHLLFQRFTRLLDEAYRSRWEVGRFARELRCSQRKLVTICQRTLGKSPHAALEERRMIEARRMLTQGAESVQQIALDLGFEDPSYFAKAFRRVVGQTPTDYRNQRLGLNPEWARNYQPATH from the coding sequence ATGCCCCGCAGCGCCCTGTCCATCTTCCCCATCACCGAGGTCCGCAACCTGCGCTTCCAGTGCAGCGAGCCGGCCCTGCACGCGCACCCCTTCCACCAGATCTTCGTGCTCACCCGGGGCGGGGGCACCCAGACCATGCACGGCGAGACCGTGGCGTTCAAGGCCCCCTGGGTGCTCGTGATCCCCCGGGGCCAGGCGCACCTGTACCTCCCTTCGGCGGACTCCGAGGGCTGGTCCATCGGGTTCACGGACGAATACCTCCCCCCCGGAAGCACCCTCCTTGCGTCCAATGCCTTCCCGGCCGGGGGCGTGGCGGTGGCGGTCCCCGGCATCGCCGAGCGCCTCTGCGGGCTGGCCCGCATCCTCCACGAAGGCGAGGGGGAGGCCAGCGGCAGCTGCCCCACGGTGCAGTTCCACGTGCTGGCCGCCTTCCTGCAGCTGCTGCACCACGCCTGCCAGCTGCAGCAGCCCGCCGACCGGAGCCTGCCCCTGGCGGACCACCTCCTGTTCCAGCGTTTCACCCGGCTTCTGGACGAGGCCTACCGGTCCCGGTGGGAGGTGGGGCGCTTCGCCCGGGAGCTGCGCTGCTCCCAGCGCAAGCTGGTCACCATCTGCCAGCGCACCCTGGGCAAGTCCCCCCACGCCGCCCTGGAGGAACGCCGGATGATCGAGGCCCGGCGGATGCTCACCCAGGGCGCGGAGTCCGTGCAGCAGATCGCCCTGGACCTGGGCTTCGAAGACCCGTCCTACTTCGCCAAGGCCTTCCGCCGGGTGGTGGGCCAGACGCCCACGGACTACCGCAACCAGCGCCTGGGCCTGAACCCGGAATGGGCCAGGAATTACCAGCCCGCGACCCATTAA
- a CDS encoding FAD:protein FMN transferase has translation MSFLPLLLPLAVLGAPAATLDREVLCMGTRLGIHLEGPGVTEASGRILRELDRIERACSTWDPGTPWSRLNAAKGAPVNLDAEWLDLLGAAKAWSRRTGGAFDPVLGRLLAAWGIRSGGRVPSAAELDRARRASGSALLVLEPGSARLLDPEAALEEGGFLKGYALDAARRVAAGTSGWLDFGGQILAWGAPREVGVADADDRGATRFTLVLPDGMSLSSSGCAERGRHILDPATGGPCPDWGAVAVAAASGLDADVLSTALYVMGPDRGFLWAADHGAAAAFLLHGGEVRETAAFAALKAR, from the coding sequence ATGTCTTTCCTCCCCCTCCTCCTTCCCCTGGCCGTCCTGGGCGCGCCCGCCGCGACCCTGGACCGGGAGGTCCTCTGCATGGGAACCCGCCTGGGCATCCACCTGGAAGGCCCCGGGGTCACCGAGGCCTCGGGCCGCATCCTCCGGGAGCTGGACCGGATCGAGCGCGCCTGCTCCACCTGGGACCCCGGCACGCCCTGGAGCCGGCTCAACGCCGCCAAGGGCGCGCCGGTGAACCTGGACGCCGAGTGGCTGGACCTGCTGGGCGCGGCCAAGGCCTGGAGCCGGCGGACCGGGGGCGCCTTCGATCCGGTGCTGGGGCGGCTCCTGGCGGCCTGGGGCATCCGGTCGGGGGGGCGGGTCCCTTCGGCGGCGGAGCTGGACCGGGCCCGCCGGGCTTCGGGCAGCGCGCTCCTGGTGCTGGAGCCCGGCAGCGCCCGGCTCCTGGATCCGGAGGCGGCCCTGGAGGAGGGCGGCTTCCTGAAAGGCTACGCGCTGGACGCGGCCCGGCGCGTTGCGGCCGGAACCTCGGGCTGGCTGGACTTCGGGGGCCAGATCCTCGCCTGGGGCGCGCCCCGGGAGGTGGGGGTGGCCGACGCGGACGACCGCGGGGCCACCCGGTTCACCCTGGTGCTTCCGGACGGCATGTCCCTTTCCTCCAGCGGCTGCGCGGAACGGGGCCGGCACATCCTGGACCCCGCCACGGGCGGGCCCTGCCCCGACTGGGGCGCGGTGGCCGTGGCGGCGGCCTCCGGGCTGGACGCGGACGTGCTCTCCACGGCCCTCTACGTCATGGGGCCGGACCGCGGGTTCCTCTGGGCCGCGGACCACGGGGCGGCCGCGGCCTTCCTCCTCCACGGCGGCGAGGTGCGCGAAACGGCGGCCTTCGCGGCCCTGAAGGCGAGGTGA
- a CDS encoding porin: MISRRTLSLATGLLAVAAAGQAQDKPNVTIYGTLIAFADNVQASDASTRAADGNSLVTVSPTATNVPSKLRITCSTSNLGFKGDFKIKGDDLKLIWQVESSVSVDGDQPSVLAGRNSAIGLSGASWGTVLVGNWDTPYKFPTLFTGTQRGLFPFDNSLTGNPGFNVPGTVTNSGRAGTKNDASFNRRQGNSLQYWTPDMSGFSARVAYSVNETKPTSDAPTQVQYSPTVISALLSYRTGGLTVHYGYERHNDYFGLSQLTAGATAPSLTNASSKDEGQELAVFYAIPSTGTRITGIVEQLTYRNDETVAGKVSEYKRTAWGVSAQQSFGQHKIWGLYGTADKGSAKLVGGAGANVEGLGATQVTLGYNYAITRTADVFATYYTVVNKAAATYGAFPVLAGINPGADTRAFGVGVLYTF, translated from the coding sequence ATGATTTCAAGGCGTACGCTCTCACTTGCCACCGGTCTCCTCGCGGTTGCCGCCGCCGGCCAGGCCCAGGACAAGCCCAACGTCACCATCTACGGCACCCTCATCGCCTTCGCGGACAACGTGCAGGCCTCGGATGCCAGCACCCGCGCCGCGGACGGCAACTCCCTGGTGACCGTCTCGCCCACCGCCACCAACGTCCCCTCCAAGCTGCGCATCACCTGCAGCACGTCCAACCTGGGCTTCAAGGGCGACTTCAAGATCAAGGGCGACGACCTCAAGCTCATCTGGCAGGTGGAGAGCTCCGTGAGCGTGGACGGGGACCAGCCCAGCGTCCTGGCCGGCCGCAACAGCGCCATCGGCCTCTCCGGCGCTTCCTGGGGCACCGTCCTCGTGGGCAACTGGGACACCCCCTACAAGTTCCCCACCCTTTTCACCGGCACCCAGCGCGGGCTCTTCCCCTTCGACAACAGCCTGACCGGCAACCCCGGCTTCAACGTGCCCGGCACCGTCACCAACTCAGGCCGCGCCGGCACCAAGAACGACGCCTCCTTCAACCGCCGCCAGGGCAACAGCCTCCAGTACTGGACCCCCGACATGTCGGGCTTCAGCGCCCGGGTGGCCTACTCGGTCAACGAGACCAAGCCCACCTCCGACGCCCCCACCCAGGTGCAGTACTCCCCCACCGTCATCTCCGCCCTGCTGAGCTACCGCACCGGCGGCCTCACGGTGCACTACGGCTACGAGCGCCACAACGACTACTTCGGCCTCAGCCAGCTCACCGCCGGCGCCACCGCCCCCAGCCTCACCAACGCCTCGTCCAAGGACGAGGGCCAGGAACTGGCGGTGTTCTACGCCATCCCCTCCACCGGCACCCGCATCACCGGCATCGTGGAGCAGCTGACCTACCGGAACGACGAGACCGTGGCCGGCAAGGTCAGCGAATACAAGCGCACCGCCTGGGGCGTGTCCGCCCAGCAGAGCTTCGGCCAGCACAAGATCTGGGGCCTCTACGGCACCGCCGACAAGGGCAGCGCCAAGCTCGTGGGCGGCGCCGGCGCGAACGTCGAGGGCCTGGGCGCCACCCAGGTGACCCTGGGCTACAACTACGCCATCACCCGGACCGCGGACGTCTTCGCCACCTACTACACCGTCGTCAACAAGGCCGCCGCGACGTACGGCGCCTTCCCCGTCCTCGCCGGCATCAACCCCGGCGCGGACACCCGGGCCTTCGGCGTGGGCGTGCTCTACACCTTCTAA
- a CDS encoding CofH family radical SAM protein, with translation MAASTSSILQAVMAGRRINADEALRLFEDASLPDLSAAASAVRRRLNDPARVSYVVDRNVNYTDICNVYCTFCAFYHKPGSRAGYLLTREQLRQKAEETKAVGGTGFLLQGGVNPDLPWSYYLELCSYLRSLGIWVHGFSPVEIQMMAKLSGQSLEKTILDLRDAGLGSIPGGGAEVLVERVRKRIAPLKGGPEKWLEVMEAAHAVGMKTTGTMMFGITETLAERVEHFRVLREQQDRALARANGGGHTAFAAWPFQSGHTLWEGKVPRPTDSEYLRTIAIARIYMDNIPHMQSSWVTMGRKTGQMALHYGCDDMGSLMLEENVVSAAGTCYSVNREEMERMIRGAGFEPWQRDNIYHPVA, from the coding sequence ATGGCAGCGAGCACCTCGTCCATCCTCCAGGCGGTGATGGCGGGCCGGCGCATCAACGCGGATGAGGCCCTGCGCCTCTTCGAGGACGCCAGCCTCCCGGACCTCTCCGCGGCGGCCTCCGCCGTGCGCAGGCGCCTGAACGACCCCGCCCGGGTCAGCTACGTGGTGGACCGCAACGTCAACTACACCGACATCTGCAACGTCTACTGCACCTTCTGCGCCTTCTACCACAAGCCCGGCAGCCGCGCCGGCTACCTCCTCACCCGCGAGCAGCTGCGCCAGAAGGCCGAGGAGACCAAGGCGGTGGGCGGCACGGGCTTCCTGCTGCAGGGCGGGGTGAATCCCGATCTGCCCTGGAGCTACTACCTGGAGCTGTGCTCGTACCTGCGGTCCCTGGGCATCTGGGTCCACGGGTTCAGCCCGGTGGAGATCCAGATGATGGCCAAGCTGAGCGGCCAGTCCCTGGAAAAGACGATCCTGGACCTGCGCGACGCGGGCCTGGGGAGCATCCCGGGCGGCGGGGCCGAGGTCCTGGTGGAGCGCGTGCGCAAGCGCATCGCCCCCCTCAAGGGCGGACCGGAGAAGTGGCTGGAGGTCATGGAGGCCGCCCACGCCGTGGGCATGAAGACCACCGGCACCATGATGTTCGGCATCACCGAGACCCTGGCCGAGCGGGTGGAGCACTTCCGGGTGCTGCGCGAGCAGCAGGACCGGGCCCTGGCCAGGGCCAACGGCGGAGGCCACACGGCCTTCGCGGCCTGGCCCTTCCAGAGCGGGCACACCCTCTGGGAAGGCAAGGTGCCCCGGCCCACCGACTCCGAGTACCTGCGCACCATCGCCATAGCCCGCATCTACATGGACAACATCCCCCACATGCAGAGCTCCTGGGTCACCATGGGCCGCAAGACCGGGCAGATGGCCCTCCACTACGGCTGCGACGACATGGGCAGCCTCATGCTGGAGGAGAACGTGGTGAGCGCCGCCGGCACCTGCTATTCGGTGAACCGGGAGGAGATGGAACGCATGATCCGCGGGGCGGGCTTCGAACCCTGGCAGCGGGACAACATCTACCATCCCGTGGCCTGA
- a CDS encoding FKBP-type peptidyl-prolyl cis-trans isomerase gives MRLHALLLPCALLSAADRYPVPPVPADLIAPAQAALTATGLASVVLRPGTGPRPGPEDLVTVEYTLWGPDGKVVDSTARHDGPFTRPLPRLMKGMAEGLQLMRSGEQRRFWIPPALGRPTGTLVLEMELVETAPSPFKAPADVAGPGEGARVLSSGLAIRILKEGKGPHPTYKSRVQVHYTGWTTDGRMFDSSWKTGQPAAFALDQVIRGWTEAIPLLSPGAKARLWVPEKLAYRGEKGMPAGMLVFDVELVDIL, from the coding sequence ATGCGACTCCATGCCCTCCTCCTCCCCTGCGCCCTGCTTTCCGCCGCCGACCGCTACCCGGTGCCGCCCGTCCCCGCGGACCTGATCGCTCCCGCCCAGGCCGCCCTGACCGCCACGGGCCTGGCCTCGGTGGTGCTCCGCCCCGGCACCGGGCCCAGGCCCGGCCCCGAGGACCTGGTGACGGTCGAATACACCCTCTGGGGCCCGGACGGCAAGGTGGTGGATTCCACCGCCCGCCATGACGGCCCCTTCACGCGGCCCTTGCCGCGGCTCATGAAGGGCATGGCCGAAGGGCTCCAGCTCATGCGGTCGGGGGAGCAGCGGCGCTTCTGGATTCCCCCGGCCCTGGGCCGCCCAACCGGAACCCTCGTCCTGGAAATGGAACTGGTGGAAACCGCGCCTTCCCCCTTCAAGGCCCCGGCCGACGTTGCCGGTCCGGGCGAGGGCGCCCGCGTCCTGTCCTCGGGCCTGGCCATCCGCATCCTCAAGGAGGGGAAGGGGCCCCACCCCACCTACAAGAGCCGCGTCCAGGTGCACTACACCGGGTGGACCACCGACGGACGCATGTTCGACAGTTCCTGGAAGACGGGCCAGCCCGCCGCCTTCGCCCTGGACCAGGTCATCCGCGGCTGGACCGAAGCCATCCCGCTGCTTTCCCCCGGCGCCAAGGCCCGCCTGTGGGTCCCCGAGAAGCTGGCCTACCGGGGCGAGAAGGGGATGCCCGCCGGGATGCTGGTTTTCGACGTGGAGCTGGTGGATATCCTCTAA
- a CDS encoding ATP-binding protein, with product MIGPDGRILTRAVLFTTIFSLVAGFVLPAVFVARSIGSLRGIMETEAELNADLVSRIITANPDLWRYETARLEELLARRGRSRTPEARRLFDSQGTLICESAERLRFPTVRIAFPILDAGAAVGRIEIERSFLPALAASVLLSLAGLAGGLWLRRFLPFQAAAQGHAFLREVMEACSNAIVVLDRQGRISHFNGRFRTLAGRPRADLAGRTMAGLFEGEHRSQVEAQLLDLATGRTAKAEFETLLRTPEGASRNLLFDAMPLSGEGIVLSLLDITERRAAEAGLRERELQVQRAQKMQSLGSLAGGVAHDMNNVLGAILGLASAHLEVQPAGSPVRQAFAVIAQAAERGGKVVKSLLGFARSKPAEERRLDINTLLRAQASLLELTTQSTVELEMVLAEDLPPMLGDAAALTTAVMNLCSNSMEAMDGPGRITLRTLRGEDGWIEVRVEDNGRGMAREVLERALDPFFTTKEVGKGTGLGLAMVFSTVRAHRGEMDLQSEPGHGTCVRMRFPPLAEGAEPARNRPAGAGLKVLLVDDDELIQTSLAQVLGMGGHAVQGAVSGEEALARVQAGCRPDVVILDLNMPGLGGAGSLPRLRALLPDVPVLLATGRADQTALDLASAYPAVLLVPKPFSASDLEAAFARMAPWREIPT from the coding sequence TTGATCGGCCCGGACGGCAGGATCCTGACCCGGGCCGTTCTGTTCACGACGATCTTCTCGCTGGTCGCGGGGTTCGTCCTGCCCGCCGTGTTCGTGGCCCGGTCCATCGGCAGCCTCAGGGGCATCATGGAGACCGAGGCGGAGCTGAACGCCGACCTGGTCAGCCGGATCATCACCGCGAATCCGGACCTGTGGCGCTACGAGACGGCCCGCCTGGAGGAGTTGCTGGCGCGCAGGGGGCGGTCCCGGACCCCGGAGGCCCGGCGCCTGTTCGACAGTCAAGGGACCCTGATCTGCGAAAGCGCTGAACGGCTCCGGTTCCCCACCGTCCGGATCGCCTTCCCCATCCTGGACGCAGGGGCGGCCGTGGGGCGTATCGAGATCGAGCGTTCCTTCCTGCCCGCGCTGGCGGCGTCGGTGCTCCTTTCGCTGGCGGGACTGGCGGGGGGCCTCTGGCTGCGCCGTTTCCTGCCCTTCCAGGCTGCGGCCCAGGGCCATGCCTTCCTGCGGGAGGTCATGGAGGCCTGCAGCAACGCCATCGTGGTGCTGGACCGCCAGGGGCGGATCAGCCACTTCAACGGGCGGTTCAGGACGCTGGCGGGACGGCCCCGGGCGGACCTTGCGGGGCGGACCATGGCCGGCCTCTTCGAAGGCGAGCACCGGTCCCAGGTGGAAGCCCAGCTCCTGGACCTGGCCACCGGCAGGACCGCCAAGGCGGAATTCGAGACCCTGCTCCGCACCCCGGAGGGCGCCTCCCGGAACCTCCTGTTCGACGCGATGCCCCTTTCCGGTGAAGGCATCGTCCTTTCCCTCCTGGATATCACCGAGCGCCGGGCCGCCGAGGCCGGGCTTCGGGAAAGGGAACTCCAGGTTCAGCGTGCCCAGAAGATGCAGAGTCTCGGCAGCCTGGCGGGAGGGGTGGCCCATGACATGAACAATGTCCTCGGGGCCATCCTCGGCCTGGCCTCGGCCCATCTGGAAGTGCAGCCGGCCGGAAGCCCCGTACGGCAGGCCTTCGCCGTCATCGCCCAGGCCGCGGAACGCGGCGGGAAGGTGGTGAAGAGCCTCCTGGGCTTCGCCCGAAGCAAACCAGCGGAGGAGCGCAGGCTGGACATCAACACCCTGCTCCGGGCCCAGGCGAGTCTCCTGGAGCTCACCACCCAATCCACGGTTGAGCTGGAAATGGTCCTGGCAGAGGACCTCCCGCCCATGCTCGGGGACGCCGCCGCCCTCACCACCGCCGTGATGAACCTCTGCTCGAATTCCATGGAAGCCATGGACGGACCCGGCCGGATCACCCTCCGCACCCTGAGGGGCGAGGACGGCTGGATCGAGGTCCGGGTCGAGGACAACGGCCGGGGCATGGCCCGCGAGGTCCTGGAACGCGCCCTGGATCCCTTCTTCACCACCAAGGAGGTGGGCAAGGGCACGGGGCTCGGACTCGCGATGGTCTTCAGCACCGTGCGGGCCCACCGGGGCGAGATGGACCTCCAGAGCGAACCGGGCCACGGCACCTGCGTCCGGATGCGGTTCCCGCCCCTCGCCGAGGGGGCGGAACCGGCCCGGAACCGGCCCGCGGGCGCGGGCCTGAAGGTCCTGCTGGTGGACGACGACGAACTGATCCAGACGTCCCTGGCCCAGGTGCTTGGCATGGGAGGCCACGCGGTGCAGGGGGCGGTCAGCGGCGAGGAGGCCCTGGCGCGGGTCCAGGCCGGTTGCAGGCCCGACGTCGTCATCCTGGACCTGAACATGCCCGGACTGGGGGGGGCCGGATCCCTCCCCCGCCTACGGGCCCTTCTGCCGGACGTGCCGGTCCTCCTGGCCACGGGGCGGGCCGACCAGACCGCCCTGGATCTGGCCTCCGCCTACCCCGCGGTCCTTCTCGTTCCCAAGCCCTTTTCCGCAAGCGACCTGGAGGCGGCCTTCGCGCGGATGGCGCCCTGGAGGGAAATCCCTACTTAG
- a CDS encoding FMN-binding protein gives MRRLLFLCALPLAAALPSQQEALALAFPGATVTRRDHPAAFEARSGGKLVGVAFFDTHRVRAQMETAMVAIGADGRILRVEVVAFSEPAEYMARGAWLRQFDGKREEVVLGRTIKPLAGSTLTAAALTDAAKRALAQFQALYGAAR, from the coding sequence ATGCGCCGGCTCCTGTTCCTCTGCGCCCTGCCCCTCGCGGCCGCCCTACCTTCCCAGCAGGAGGCCCTGGCCCTGGCCTTTCCCGGCGCGACCGTGACCCGCAGGGACCACCCCGCGGCCTTCGAGGCCCGCAGCGGCGGGAAGCTCGTGGGGGTGGCCTTCTTCGACACGCACCGGGTGCGCGCCCAGATGGAGACGGCCATGGTGGCCATCGGCGCGGACGGACGGATCCTCCGGGTGGAGGTGGTGGCCTTTTCCGAACCGGCCGAATACATGGCCCGGGGCGCATGGCTCAGGCAGTTCGACGGGAAGCGCGAGGAGGTGGTCCTGGGAAGGACCATCAAGCCCCTGGCCGGATCCACCCTCACGGCCGCCGCGCTCACGGATGCGGCGAAACGCGCCCTGGCGCAGTTCCAGGCGCTCTACGGAGCGGCGAGATGA
- a CDS encoding kelch repeat-containing protein gives MVLGTALSLALVLAPGAVKPRPPKAPRAAAPAVKGDPTVPAAGSSAERVDPATGRGRSVGSFLESRTDFQATPMPDGRVLITGGTLKGPTTEWFDPATNRFTPGPPLTRARQGHRALALKDGRVLVLGGTEAPAPAEVLEPGAAAFKALPEAAFALSADAVELDDRVLLVDGASGSLFTWDGRKSPSSKGTLARPRNFFRLVRLKDGRVAITGGWPSEQKVRGRRAASGPSLPVEVFNPRWSTLSSWSQAPQPRARHQAEVLADGRVCLWAGVGLDPDVPVADMDILDPVKETVTRGPALDLQGNPSPAWNGGFYLAERSLRILACADPLALPAAVPGPRLANGYLGPVLVPLKDGGVLVMGAPAFGDPLDRWDARTRQGAVVGTLREGTTQLGLLPDGRVLAIGEVVDQVDPRTGGMTPLGWREDLQALLATLRPAPAGPDVKDRPGAAVVPLDKTRALVVGGGSPDAPSGSVEILDLRKKTLVPAGSMRIRRARPAGLKLNDGSVLVWGMGKE, from the coding sequence ATGGTCCTCGGAACCGCACTCAGCCTGGCGCTGGTCCTGGCACCGGGAGCCGTGAAGCCCCGGCCCCCCAAGGCTCCCAGGGCCGCCGCCCCCGCCGTGAAGGGCGACCCCACCGTACCGGCGGCCGGCAGTTCTGCCGAGCGCGTGGACCCCGCCACGGGCCGGGGCCGCTCCGTGGGCTCCTTCCTGGAATCCCGCACGGACTTCCAGGCCACCCCCATGCCCGACGGCCGCGTGCTCATCACCGGCGGCACCCTCAAGGGCCCCACCACCGAGTGGTTCGATCCCGCCACCAACCGCTTCACCCCGGGCCCTCCCCTGACCCGGGCCCGGCAGGGCCACCGCGCCCTGGCCCTGAAGGACGGCCGGGTCCTGGTGCTGGGCGGCACCGAGGCTCCGGCCCCGGCCGAGGTCCTGGAACCGGGCGCCGCGGCCTTCAAGGCCCTGCCCGAGGCCGCCTTCGCCCTTTCCGCGGATGCCGTGGAACTGGACGACCGGGTGCTCCTGGTGGACGGCGCCTCCGGATCCCTGTTCACCTGGGACGGCCGGAAAAGCCCCTCCTCCAAGGGCACCCTGGCCCGTCCCCGGAACTTCTTCCGGCTGGTGCGCCTGAAGGACGGCCGGGTGGCCATCACCGGAGGCTGGCCTTCCGAGCAGAAGGTCCGTGGCCGGCGTGCCGCCTCCGGCCCCAGCCTCCCCGTGGAGGTCTTCAATCCCCGCTGGTCCACGCTCTCCTCCTGGTCCCAGGCCCCCCAGCCCCGGGCCCGGCACCAGGCCGAAGTGCTGGCCGATGGCCGGGTCTGCCTGTGGGCCGGGGTGGGCCTGGACCCCGATGTTCCCGTGGCGGACATGGACATCCTGGATCCCGTCAAGGAGACGGTCACCCGCGGCCCCGCCCTGGACCTCCAGGGCAATCCCAGCCCCGCCTGGAACGGCGGCTTCTACCTGGCGGAGCGAAGCCTGCGCATCCTCGCCTGCGCGGATCCCCTGGCCCTGCCCGCGGCCGTTCCCGGCCCCCGCCTGGCCAACGGCTACCTGGGTCCCGTGCTGGTGCCCCTCAAGGACGGCGGCGTCCTGGTGATGGGCGCTCCCGCCTTCGGCGATCCCCTGGACCGCTGGGATGCCCGCACCCGTCAGGGGGCGGTGGTCGGAACCCTGCGGGAGGGCACGACCCAACTGGGCCTCCTGCCCGACGGCCGGGTCCTGGCCATCGGCGAGGTGGTGGACCAGGTGGATCCGCGCACCGGCGGCATGACGCCCCTCGGTTGGCGGGAGGACCTGCAGGCGCTCCTGGCGACCCTGCGGCCCGCGCCCGCCGGTCCCGACGTGAAGGATCGCCCGGGCGCGGCCGTGGTGCCCCTGGACAAGACCCGGGCCCTGGTGGTCGGCGGCGGTTCCCCCGACGCGCCCTCGGGCTCCGTGGAGATCCTCGACCTCAGGAAGAAGACCCTCGTCCCCGCCGGATCCATGAGGATCCGGCGCGCCCGGCCGGCGGGGCTGAAGCTCAACGACGGTTCCGTCCTGGTGTGGGGGATGGGCAAGGAGTGA
- the udk gene encoding uridine kinase translates to MENKTLLFGIVGGSGSGKTSIANALLRRMGEEGVDALLLDMDAYYAPLEVVKARFHGGPINWDHPHAFDLELMASHLKALAQGQPIRKPIYDFKTSDRVGWEEPLSPGQVVVLEGLLLFALPELRDQMDVKIFVDTDADIRILRRIQRDTAERGRSIESVIDQYLNSVRPMHLEFVEPSKRWADLIVPVGVENTTALDMLLHHVLGRLGAQG, encoded by the coding sequence ATGGAAAACAAGACCCTGCTCTTCGGCATCGTCGGCGGCTCCGGCAGCGGCAAGACGTCCATCGCCAACGCGCTCCTGCGGCGCATGGGCGAGGAGGGCGTCGACGCCCTCCTCCTGGACATGGACGCCTACTACGCCCCCCTGGAAGTCGTGAAGGCCCGCTTCCACGGCGGCCCCATCAACTGGGACCATCCCCACGCCTTCGACCTGGAGCTCATGGCCTCCCACCTCAAGGCCCTGGCCCAGGGGCAGCCCATCCGCAAACCCATCTATGATTTCAAGACCTCCGACCGGGTGGGCTGGGAGGAACCCCTCTCCCCCGGCCAGGTGGTGGTACTCGAAGGCCTGCTGCTCTTCGCGCTGCCCGAGCTGCGCGACCAGATGGACGTGAAGATCTTCGTGGACACCGACGCCGACATCCGGATCCTGCGCCGCATCCAGCGCGACACCGCCGAGCGCGGCCGCTCCATCGAGAGCGTCATCGACCAGTACCTGAACTCCGTGCGCCCCATGCACCTGGAATTCGTGGAGCCCAGCAAGCGCTGGGCCGACCTGATCGTCCCCGTGGGCGTCGAGAACACCACGGCCCTGGACATGCTGCTCCACCACGTGCTGGGACGCCTGGGCGCCCAGGGCTAG